A region of the Pseudomonas silesiensis genome:
GGGCGGGCATGCTTTCCGGTAGGCCGAGGGCGACCGCCAGTCCCACCAGTGCACTGAAAAAGGTCAGCACGAGAAAAATCGACTGCCAGCCTGTGGTGTTGACCAACAACCCACCCAGCATGGGCGCCAGAATGGGGGCCAGCCCCATCACCAGCATCAATTGCGAAAAGACCTTCGCCGAACCTACCGCATCGCATTTATCGCTGACCACTGCGCGGGCGATCACCATCCCCGCGCAACCACCCAGGGCCTGGATGAAACGCGCACCGATCAGCCATTCCAGGTTCGGCGCAAACGCGCAGGCCAGGGAGGCTGCGGTGAACAAGCCGACCCCGGTCAGCAAGGGAATGCGTCGCCCGAAGCGATCAGCCACCGGGCCATAGGCCAGTTGACCGATAGACAAGCCGAGAAAATAAGCCGCCAGTGTCATTTGAACGTGCTGTTCATCGGTGCCGAACGCGAGCGCCATCGCCGGGAAGGCCGGCAAATAGAAATCGATCGCCAGCGGGCCGAAGGCACTGAGGGCGCCAAGTATCAAAATGCTACGAAAGTTCATCAGGCATCCAGTGGGACAGGTCGGCAGCCCGACAGTCTAGCCGTGCATGGACCCGTTGAACATTCTGTTAGGTCGCTAACTATTAAATATCACTCGATGAATGCCATTACCCCTGTTGCGCTTGATCTCAGGCGACTTTCGCTTCGTAGCCTTCTGCGCTAATCAGTACGATTACCTGATCCGCCGTCAACGCACTCTCCACCCCAACCTCTTTCGCCGCCAGATCGATCCGTACGCTAGCCGCCGGATCCTTCGATTGCAGTGCTTGAGTGATGGCTTTGACACAGTGACCGCAGGACATGCCTTGAACGTTGAACACTTGCATGGGAGAACTCCTTGAGTGGATGGCGAGCAGTCTGGAGCTTGCCACCATGGCAAGGTCAAGTACCGCAGCAAACTGCCGGACTGGCAATCGGCGCCGCGCTCGGCCAAGCTGCGTCCACCAGTGATTCGACTTCAGGAGATTCAGCCATGCGCTGGTCAGCTCTCAGCCTGTTTGGCTTCATCAGCCTGTTCGCCGCGACACCTTCGGTACACGCCGCCGGGGAGGACTATGGTGTGCTGATCATTTCCCGCGAGCGCCTGGAAGTCGCGACCTCTTGCGAGATCGGCGTGTACATCCACGATCAATTGTCAGCGCGGCTGTTCCAGGAACAGAGCACCTCGTTCAATCTGCCGCCGGGCACTGTGTCCCTGCGCCTGAAACTGCTGCCGGGACAGGCCCCGGGTTGCAATCCCGGGATGCTGGCGCCGGGCTCGCAGAACGTCACGCTCAAGGCTGGGGATGTGTTGAAGTTCCGGATTGCGATGACGCAGGAAGGGATGTACCTCAAGCCTGCGGCCCTCGATTATTGAGTCGACTGCAAAAAGATCGTCCGAACGCTCTTTTGATCTGAATCATGGCGCTTGACCTTGCCCGCATGGCAAGGTTGATCCTGTAGGCATCTTCTACAGGGAGCGCAACCGATGTCCGAAACCACTACGTTCGACCTGCCGATTGCCGGCATGACCTGCGCCAGTTGCGCCGGGCGCGTCGAGCGCGCCTTGAGCAAAGTCATCGGCGCCAGTGCCGTCAGCGTCAACCTCGCCACCGAACAGGCCCGGGTCCAGGCGCCCAGCGACAGCCTGCCGGCGTTGATGGACGCCGTGCAGCAAGCCGGCTACAGCGTGCCGCAGCAAACCCTGGAGTTGAGCATCGACGGCATGACCTGCGCCTCCTGTATCGGCCGGGTCGAACGTGCGCTGGCGAAGGTGCCGGGGGTCAAGAGTGTCAGCGTCAACCTGGCCAACGAACGCGCCCACCTCGAGTTGCTCGGCCAGGTCGATCCGCAGACCTTGATCGCCGCTGTGACCAAGGCGGGTTACGGCGCCAGCATCCGGGAAGTCGAACACCCGCTTGCCGACCATCAGCAACAGCGCCTGCACCGCGAGCGTTGGGCCTTGATCATGGCGATCGTCCTCGCCTTGCCGCTGGTGTTGCCAATGGTGCTGCAACCCTTCGGCGTGCACTGGATGCTCCCGGCCTGGGTGCAATTCGCGCTGGCGACGCCCGTGCAATTCGTCTTCGGTGCGCGTTTTTATATCGCCGCGTGGAAAGCCGTGCGTGCCGGTGCCGGCAACATGGATCTGCTGGTGGCCTTGGGCACCAGTGCCGGTTATGGCTTGAGTCTCTACGAATGGGCCACCGCTGCCGGGCGAATGCCGCACCTGTACTTCGAAGCCTCCGCAGTAGTCATTGCGCTGGTGTTGCTGGGCAAATACCTGGAAAGTCGCGCAAAACGCCAGACCGCCAGCGCCATCCGCGCCCTCGAAGCCTTGCGCCCGGAACGAGCGATTCAAGTGATCGATGGCCGTGAGCAGGACGTTGCCATCAGCGCCCTGCGTCTCAATGACCTGGTGATGGTCAAACCCGGCGAGCGTTTCCCGGTGGACGGTGAAGTCGTCGAAGGCCAGAGCCACGCCGACGAAGCGCTGATCAGCGGCGAAAGCCTGCCGGTGCCGAAACAACCCGGCGACAAGGTCACCGGCGGCGCAATCAATGGCGAAGGCCGGTTACTGGTTCGCACCCAGGCCTTGGGCGCGGAAACCGTACTGGCGCGGATCATCCGCCTGGTGGAAGACGCGCAAGCGGCCAAGGCGCCGATCCAGAAACTGGTGGATAAAGTCAGCCAGGTGTTCGTCCCGACGGTGCTGCTGATCGCGTTGGCCACCCTGATCGGTTGGTGGCTGTACGGAGCGCCGATGGAAACGGCGCTGATCAACGCCGTTGCGGTGTTGGTGATTGCCTGCCCTTGCGCACTCGGGCTGGCCACGCCGACGGCAATCATGGCCGGTACCGGAGTGGCGGCGCGCTACGGGATTCTGATCAAGGACGCCGAAGCGCTGGAGCGGGCCCATGAAGTCAGCGCCGTGGTGTTCGACAAGACCGGCACCCTGACCTCCGGCACACCGCGCATCGCCCATTTGAGTGCGATCGACGCTGACGAAGCCGCTCTGCTGCAAAGGGCCGGCGCCCTGCAGCGCGGCAGTGAACATCCGCTGGCCAAGGCCGTGCTGGACGCTTGCGCCGAACGTGGTTTGAATGTGGCCGATGTCAGTGACAGCCAGTCCCTGACCGGGCGCGGCATTGCCGGCACGCTCGAAGGTCGGCGGCTGGCGCTGGGTAATCGGCGCCTGCTGGAAGAGAGCGGTTTGAGCGCCGGTACATTGGCGGATAGCGCAACCGCATGGGAAACCGAAGGCCGGACCCTGTCCTGGCTGATCGAGCAAAGCCCCGAGCCGAAAGTGCTGGGCCTATTCGCTTTCGGTGACACCCTCAAGGCCGGCGCGCTACAAGCGGTGCAACAACTCGCCGCAAGCAACATCAGCAGCCACCTGTTGACCGGCGACAATCGCGGCAGTGCCAAAGTGGTCGCCGAGGCGCTCGGCATTCAAGATGTCCACGCCGAAGTGCTGCCGGCCGACAAAGCCGCCACCGTCGCCACACTCAAGAAAACCGGGGTCGTGGCAATGGTCGGCGACGGCATCAACGATGCCCCGGCCCTGGCCGCTGCCGACATCGGCATCGCCATGGGCGGTGGCACCGACGTGGCCATGCACGCCGCCGGAATCACCTTGATGCGCGGTGACCCACGGCTGGTGCCGGCGGCGCTGGACATCAGCCGCAAGACCTACGCGAAGATCCGGCAGAACCTGTTCTGGGCCTTCGTCTATAACCTGATCGGTATTCCGCTGGCAGCAGCAGGTTTGCTCAACCCGGTGCTCGCCGGCGCGGCCATGGCGTTGTCGAGCGTCAGCGTGGTGAGCAATGCGCTACTGTTGAAAACCTGGAAACCCAAGGATCTGGAGGACACCCCATGAACATTGGCCAAGCGGCCCGCCAGAGCGGCCTGAGCGCGAAGATGATCCGTTATTACGAGTCCATCGGCCTGCTCAAGGCCGCCCATCGTACCGACAGTGGCTATCGGGTTTACGGCGACGACGACCTGCACACCCTGGCGTTCATCAAGCGTTCTCGCGACCTGGGATTTTCACTGGAAGAGGTCGGCAAATTGCTGACCCTCTGGCAGGACCGCCAACGCGCCAGCGCCGACGTCAAGGCGCTGGCCCGTCAGCATATCGAGGAATTGGACCGCAAGATCCTCGAGCTGGGCCAATTGCGCGACACGCTGCAGGACCTGGTCGAGCACTGCCAGGGTGATCACCGTCCCGATTGCCCGATTCTCAAAAATCTTGAGTCGGGTTGTTGTGCCGTGTCCGCTCGCGTCTGAATGCCAGGTCATTGATCATCGCGGTTCCAAAAAAGGGCACCTATGAAAAACCCGGCCGAAGCCGGGTTTTTTATTGACCTGTCACTGCATCCAGGGCGGAGGCGGCTCTTCGGTCTTGCCAGGTGGCGCGTCGTCTGCGGCGCGTACCGCCTGCTTGCGTTCTTCATCGAGGCGTGCGGCCTCGATTTCGCGCATGATGCCGCCAACGTCGGCCAACTCTTCCGGCTCGTCGAACTCACCGGTCAAAACGCTGGCCGGGTGCAAGGTGCCGGCTTCGTACAGCGCCCACATTTCCTTGGCGTACCGGGTCTTCTTCAACTCCGGCGCATATCGTCCGAAGTACGACGCCATGTTGCCCACGTCCCGTTCCAGCATGCTGAACGCGTGGTTGTTACCCGCCGCATCCACCGCCTGCGGCAAGTCGATGATCACCGGACCGGTCGGGGTCAGCAACACGTTGAATTCCGACAAGTCACCGTGCACCAGACCGGTACACAACATCAGCACGATCTGCGAAATCAGGAACGCGTGGTATTCACGCGCCTGGTCCGGCTCCAGCACAACGTCGTTCAGACGCGGCGCCGCATCGCCATATTCGTCGGCTACCAGTTCCATCAGCAGCACGCCTTCCAGGAAGTCGTAAGGCTTGGGCACCCGGACGCCCGCGCCGGCCAGACGGAACAACGCCGCCACTTCGGCATTCTGCCAGGCGTCTTCGGTTTCTTTCTTGCCGAACTTGGAGCCCTTGGCCATCGCCCGGGCCTGACGGCTGTTGCGTACCTTGCGACCTTCCTGATACTCGGCCGCCTGACGAAAACTGCGTTTGTTCGCCTCCTTGTAGACCTTCGCGCAACGTAACTCGTTACCGCAGCGCACCACGTAAACAGCTGCTTCTTTACCACTCATGAGTGGGCGCAGCACCTCGTCGACCAGACCGTCCTCGATCAGGGGTTCAATGCGTTTTGGAGTCTTCATCAGCTTTTATTGTGGGTCCTTTATTACCAAACACGCGAAAGTCATTCGTTATACGGCAATCCACCCATTCCGGGGAGGGGTTGCCGACCTATGAACACTGCGAACGCACACAATGTGCCGAAAAAACCGGCAAACCCGACCGCCGTTTATCGCCCGCTCAGGATCATAACCCGCTGATCCATTTGCCCTATAGACAACACCACAACTTCGGCAGATTATTTTCCCCGCAAAAACCCTCATTCAAGAGATCTGTTCATGAGCAAAAAGCCATCGAAAAATGGCCCGAACAAGGCCAAATCCATTATTGCCCAGCCACTGTTCCGCAGCCGTCGGGAACGAGCCGGCAAAGGCAAAGGCAGCTACCGCCGCGAAGCCTTCCAGTCTGACAACTGGGAGGCTTCTTACTTTCTGGCGGCCTGAAAGGCAAGCAATCGCTCAACATGTTAAGGTCTGCACCTGATTCGTACTCCCTGGACCTGTGCATGCCCCTTTGTCTTTCCCGTCGTTGGCACTTTCGCCATCTGATAGCTGCCTCCAGCCTCATTTTGCTAGTCGCCTGTGCGGAAAAACCGACCGCCGCCGACGCCCAACCGCTTCAGACCCTCCCCGTCGCGACAGCCCCTGCGGTGATCCCGCCCGTGGTGCCGACCGGTGACAACCTCGACATCCAGCCGACCCAGACCTTCGCCGAATGGCAGGCGGGTTTTCGCCGGGATGCGCTGGCTGCCGGCATCCGCGCCGACCTGTTCGACCGCGCCTTTGCCAATGTGAGCCTGGACAGCAGCGTGATCCGCGCCGACCGCAGCCAACCGGAATTTTCCCGCCCGGTGTGGGAATACCTCGATGGCGCCCTTTCGCCACTGCGGGTACGCAAAGGCCAGGCGCTGGTCAGCCAATATGCCGACATCCTGCAAAGCATCGAGCAGCGCTACGGCGTCGATCGCCAGGCACTGGTTTCGGTGTGGGGCATGGAGAGTAACTTCGGTCAGTTCCAGGGCAGCAAGTCGGTGATCAACTCCCTGGCGACCCTGGCCTATGAAGGCCGGCGCCCCGGATTTGCCCACGCGCAATTGATTGCTGCACTGCAGATTCTGCAACAGGGTGATATCGAACCGGAGGCGATGCTCGGTTCCTGGGCCGGGGCCATGGGCCAGACCCAGTTCATCCCCACCACCTACAACACCCACGCCGTCGACTTCGACGGTGACGGCCGGCGCGACATCTGGGGCAGTTCTGCCGATGCCCTGGCCTCGACGGCGCACTACCTGCAGAGTTCGGGCTGGCAGAAAGGCCAGCCGTGGGGCTTCGAAGTACAACTGCCCGGTAGCTTCAACTACGTGCTGGCCGACGGCACGATTCGCAAGAGCGTGGCCGAATGGCAGCAACTGGGGGTCACGCTACCCAATGGCGCCCAGGTTCCGCCAGGCTCCGAACAACTGTCTGCGGCCCTGCTGCTGCCGGCCGGTTATCGCGGCCCGGCGTTCCTGGTCCTGGACAACTTCCGTGCGATCCTCAAGTACAACAACTCGTCGTCCTACGCGTTGGCCGTCAGCCTGTTGTCCGAACGTTTCAACGGCGCTGGCCTGATCAACGGCGCCTGGCCGAAAGATGATATGCCGCTCAGCCGTACCGAGCGCATTGAACTGCAAAGCCTGCTGAGTGCGCAGAATTACGA
Encoded here:
- a CDS encoding heavy-metal-associated domain-containing protein; protein product: MQVFNVQGMSCGHCVKAITQALQSKDPAASVRIDLAAKEVGVESALTADQVIVLISAEGYEAKVA
- a CDS encoding heavy metal translocating P-type ATPase, with product MSETTTFDLPIAGMTCASCAGRVERALSKVIGASAVSVNLATEQARVQAPSDSLPALMDAVQQAGYSVPQQTLELSIDGMTCASCIGRVERALAKVPGVKSVSVNLANERAHLELLGQVDPQTLIAAVTKAGYGASIREVEHPLADHQQQRLHRERWALIMAIVLALPLVLPMVLQPFGVHWMLPAWVQFALATPVQFVFGARFYIAAWKAVRAGAGNMDLLVALGTSAGYGLSLYEWATAAGRMPHLYFEASAVVIALVLLGKYLESRAKRQTASAIRALEALRPERAIQVIDGREQDVAISALRLNDLVMVKPGERFPVDGEVVEGQSHADEALISGESLPVPKQPGDKVTGGAINGEGRLLVRTQALGAETVLARIIRLVEDAQAAKAPIQKLVDKVSQVFVPTVLLIALATLIGWWLYGAPMETALINAVAVLVIACPCALGLATPTAIMAGTGVAARYGILIKDAEALERAHEVSAVVFDKTGTLTSGTPRIAHLSAIDADEAALLQRAGALQRGSEHPLAKAVLDACAERGLNVADVSDSQSLTGRGIAGTLEGRRLALGNRRLLEESGLSAGTLADSATAWETEGRTLSWLIEQSPEPKVLGLFAFGDTLKAGALQAVQQLAASNISSHLLTGDNRGSAKVVAEALGIQDVHAEVLPADKAATVATLKKTGVVAMVGDGINDAPALAAADIGIAMGGGTDVAMHAAGITLMRGDPRLVPAALDISRKTYAKIRQNLFWAFVYNLIGIPLAAAGLLNPVLAGAAMALSSVSVVSNALLLKTWKPKDLEDTP
- the cueR gene encoding Cu(I)-responsive transcriptional regulator; the encoded protein is MNIGQAARQSGLSAKMIRYYESIGLLKAAHRTDSGYRVYGDDDLHTLAFIKRSRDLGFSLEEVGKLLTLWQDRQRASADVKALARQHIEELDRKILELGQLRDTLQDLVEHCQGDHRPDCPILKNLESGCCAVSARV
- a CDS encoding PA4780 family RIO1-like protein kinase, with the protein product MKTPKRIEPLIEDGLVDEVLRPLMSGKEAAVYVVRCGNELRCAKVYKEANKRSFRQAAEYQEGRKVRNSRQARAMAKGSKFGKKETEDAWQNAEVAALFRLAGAGVRVPKPYDFLEGVLLMELVADEYGDAAPRLNDVVLEPDQAREYHAFLISQIVLMLCTGLVHGDLSEFNVLLTPTGPVIIDLPQAVDAAGNNHAFSMLERDVGNMASYFGRYAPELKKTRYAKEMWALYEAGTLHPASVLTGEFDEPEELADVGGIMREIEAARLDEERKQAVRAADDAPPGKTEEPPPPWMQ
- the arfA gene encoding alternative ribosome rescue factor ArfA, coding for MSKKPSKNGPNKAKSIIAQPLFRSRRERAGKGKGSYRREAFQSDNWEASYFLAA
- a CDS encoding lytic murein transglycosylase — protein: MPLCLSRRWHFRHLIAASSLILLVACAEKPTAADAQPLQTLPVATAPAVIPPVVPTGDNLDIQPTQTFAEWQAGFRRDALAAGIRADLFDRAFANVSLDSSVIRADRSQPEFSRPVWEYLDGALSPLRVRKGQALVSQYADILQSIEQRYGVDRQALVSVWGMESNFGQFQGSKSVINSLATLAYEGRRPGFAHAQLIAALQILQQGDIEPEAMLGSWAGAMGQTQFIPTTYNTHAVDFDGDGRRDIWGSSADALASTAHYLQSSGWQKGQPWGFEVQLPGSFNYVLADGTIRKSVAEWQQLGVTLPNGAQVPPGSEQLSAALLLPAGYRGPAFLVLDNFRAILKYNNSSSYALAVSLLSERFNGAGLINGAWPKDDMPLSRTERIELQSLLSAQNYDAGTADGIIGANTRKAIRSAQQSFGWPADGYPTHKLLEGLRNR